The Mangifera indica cultivar Alphonso chromosome 12, CATAS_Mindica_2.1, whole genome shotgun sequence DNA window ttttttaagttatattaatttatatctcaGGTGCTCAGTTTAAAGCTATTGTTGAGTATGCTCCCTCCCAACGTGTTCCGAAGCAATCGTCTAAAAAGGATGGTCGAGAAGGGACCATACTTAAGGGTATAACTTAACTTTTTGCAATTAAAGCTCAATAGGTATTTGGACTCTATATTCcatctttctcctttttgtcTAAATATGAGTTTTCCTTGTGAACATATAGATCCCGAGTATTTGGAGTTCCTTGAAGTTATTGCAAAGCCTATTGAGAATCTTCCTAGTGCAGAAATACAATTGGAGAGAAGAGAAGCCGAACGAGCTGGTGAGTTACATGGATCCTAGTTATTTGCACGCACACCATTAGCATAgggggaaaaagaaataagaaaaaagtggCAGTATAATTAGAATGAAAATGCCATTTAGTGtaagttaattgatatttggtTTTTCCTTTTGTAGGTGCAGCAAAAGAAGCTCCAATAGTTACACCTTTGATGGATTTTGTACGGCAGAAAAGGGCTGCTAAGGCTGCACCTAGGGTATTTTGCTATTTTGAAATAGAGGAAGAGTTTCAGTCATTCTTAAGAAATTAAACATGATCTGCACTTTCATGCTCACATACAAGTGTGCTGTGTTACTAAACTTAGATTATTCTTTCCTGTTTTGGTGCTTTTTGGTTGTGTACTAGTTTTTGTTTGGATGCTTTTGTTGCCACCTTTTCTTTCCACTTTTATACTCTATTTTTGTTGGGTGTTGACCTCTAAGTTGGAACCCAAGGCTTCAACTGCTTGATCTACTTTTGTTACTGTGTGTGAACCGcgtaatgttattttttttgttggtaaCAGAGATTATCATCCAATGGAAAATCAAGCAGAAGAGCGGGTGGATCATCAAGTGGAAGTCCAGGTTCAGGTTCATCCAAAGGTGGTTCTGAAAAGAAAAGGAGTTCCACCACAATGGTATTTTTGTTTCCAAATTACTTCTTTTATGAAAGCAAACTGATGTGTGTTTTTGGTGTAAGCATTATCTTTTGTATTGTAAATAACAGTTGCAATGTTTGATTGCAGTCCATGTTTCTTGAATTCACAACTTTTCTTACATTGCTTTGAGATATATGCTTTAGTAATTTTGCTATTACATTCATGCTATGGAAATgcaataatatatgatattattttatatttggaGATTTTAGATTGCAACACACTGAATCATACCAATTAGGGAGAAATTCCCCTTGAGCTTCTAAAAAATTGTAAGTTGCTCGGTTTAGCTTGcaattttcttattgaaaggCTGGGTTGAATTTTCTTGTGCTTTCATGCTGCTTACATAACTTTTGTTAGCTGCTTTTGGGCAGGATGCAGCTTTATTTTTTAGGCGCAATAAATTATCGTGTTTCTCTAGTTCTGTTTTTTGCCATCTAAGTCTTATCTCTGTacttttgtttcatttattgGAGGTAGCAATGACTGATTATggtctttaatttttgtttttgctgaTTTTAGTACTTCTAGAATGTGCTGAGCTCCTTATTGATCTATACATGTTTAGCCTTTCTGTGGGCAGCGTCTTCACTGCTTTGTAAATTCTTTTTTAGCTATTAGTGTTTTCAGTTTCATATTCAGACTAATTCTAATTCATATTGGTTGGTAAGTATTTTTTGGCAATCCTTTGTCATTATACAAGGAACTGTCAACCACTTCTGGAAGTCTGAACTCAAGACATAATTTCCCCAGATTGAGTTGAGGTTAAAACTTAAGCATTCTGTACCCTTTCCAAATTTAATGAAACTTGAAATTAATCATGAGTAACAATTCCTTTCTCAGGCAGAGGTTGAGCTACTTCTGAGTGGATCAAATTGGCTTATTTACAACCGTAACAAACAAGAAAACATAAGAAAAGTATAAAGTAATGCACTTGTTCACCACAGAAGTTATGATAGCCTGTTGTTTCTCATCCTTTGTGGAATAAACTTCAATTATTGTTCCTGTAATGTAAATGAGCCTTTTCATTGGTTGATGCTTACATATGGTTGCTAAGTCTAAAAGGCAGGTGTAAGATGCATGCTTTGTCTTGTCCTTTTGATATCTGGCATGAGTTATCATCTCGGAGTTGTGGAGCCCCTGATTTGATCCTTTGATTCTCTTTCTGCTTTTTGTCCTACCATATTCCCTGTAGTAATTAAGTTTCTGACAGGATGTTGAAAATTATCtggtttattgataaatttctCTGTTTATTTGACAGTATGTCCTAAGGGACTCTGCAAAAAATTCGAGTGGCAGAGACaagtcaaattacattttgattTCCAAACGGGATGATCAGCAGGGTCTTGATAAGCTTGTCACTTCATCTTCTGTAACTGGAAGTGATGTACAGGAGAAAAGTGGTATGGCCAAGGCACTAAATTTGAAATGTTCACTAATGCTGTGATTTTTTAGCATTGTTATTGCTTGCAAATGTGAAGATTTAGGCTTTGTCACATGAAGTACATATGAGTTGCCTGTTGATGGTGcctgaattttggattttttttaatatttgtggtCATTTACTACTTGtttaagttttatgttttagtttACTTGATCTGGTTTATATgaagcaaaatatttatttcggATTTATTATCGAAGAAGAAAATATGTAAACTTTTACACTCTTTAAAACCATTaaactttgttaaaatattatcttttttgtgTAATGCGAATATGTAGTTTTTCCTCTGTTCAAGACTTGTTAACTTCTAATGCTTTTATATCAGGAATTTCTGGTAACACTGATTCTGGAAAAAAGAAAGTCCTGCTTCTGAAAGGGAAAGAACGAGATATTTCTCATGTGAGCCTTTCTGCCTAGTATTTGTTTCCATTTGATCTTCAGACTAGCTCTTCATCTGACGGGGTGCATAGAACTGGCCTAAAATTTCCAGTCTTTGCTTAGTTGACGATAATAGTTAACACTTAAAGGTCACCAATCCCAGTCTGTTGTCAGTTTTGAAATCCCTTGGACAATCTTGACTTTATCTAGAAGTGTGGGTAGTGGGTGATTTTGCATATATTGGAATCTTCTAGGCTGTGTTTCAGTGGAAAGGTTTGTACCATGTAGATGTTTTGCATGCTCGTGACTTCATCCATTTCGATGTTGTGCAACTTCATATTACTTAACAATTACTTTTACCTGTGCAGGTGTCTGGCAGCATGTCACAGCAGCAGAGTGCAACACCTACTGTCAAAACTATTCTTGGTTCACCTGCTTCAAAGCATAGCCAGCGACGTGAGAGCGGTGGAAGAATGATTAGAAGCATACTTCTGAATAAGGATGTTCGTCAAAGTCAGTCTTCTGGTGTCCAGTCTGAACAACAtgtccaaaattcaaatatagaCAAGGAAAAACGACCTCATCGGCCACCACATGTACCATTGGCAATGAAGGATGCAACTGGGTTTCCTGATGAGAAGATTGTACTGAATGAATTGCATGGCGAGAAACAGGAAAGACGTACCAGAAATAAGGATCGACCAGATCGTGGTGTGTGGACTCTTCGCCGTTCAGATGGATCATACGCAAGTGATGAGTCTTTGTCTTCATCTGCTTCTCAACCTTCACTTACAGCAATAGATTCCTTAGaaggtttgaaaattattcTATAAGTCTGTTATCTTAGGCAGATTGCTTTGTCATTGACAAACAGAATTGATTTGTTACTGCTTTGGCATATTACAAATTCTGGGAAATATGCACATGAAGACCAAAAGACAGAAGTACTATGTGATGGAGTTTGTCTTGGAAATTTTCagtttattttgttctttttgaaTATGATTTTCCAGGGAGTCTCAGAGATGTGAAAATTGACCAGTCAAGTTTGAAGAGTGGAGAAGTTAAAACTGTTGGGAGTGGACGTAGCAGCCATTCTTCTTCAGACAATGGTTAGTTTTTGGTTTAGAAAACTTAAGTATCTTTGGATATCAATTGAGTTTGCTATGTTTGTGTGAACATAGTGGTATGGATTTTATAGATAGTAtactattttttagtttttgaactATGTAAATTATAGAGGTTACTCCTGCATTCTCTCTTGCAATCTCTATTGCCACTCCagtttgtgtgtgtgtgagagcaTGTGAAATTGGAATGAAACAACTTGATAGCTTGAATATATGCAGGCACCC harbors:
- the LOC123193156 gene encoding regulator of nonsense transcripts UPF3-like, which translates into the protein MKGPLDRTKVVVRNLPPAITQVIFIEQIDGVFAGRYNWVSFRQGKTSQKHRSCSRAYIDFKRPEDVLDFADFFNGHVFVNEKGAQFKAIVEYAPSQRVPKQSSKKDGREGTILKDPEYLEFLEVIAKPIENLPSAEIQLERREAERAGAAKEAPIVTPLMDFVRQKRAAKAAPRRLSSNGKSSRRAGGSSSGSPGSGSSKGGSEKKRSSTTMYVLRDSAKNSSGRDKSNYILISKRDDQQGLDKLVTSSSVTGSDVQEKSGISGNTDSGKKKVLLLKGKERDISHVSGSMSQQQSATPTVKTILGSPASKHSQRRESGGRMIRSILLNKDVRQSQSSGVQSEQHVQNSNIDKEKRPHRPPHVPLAMKDATGFPDEKIVLNELHGEKQERRTRNKDRPDRGVWTLRRSDGSYASDESLSSSASQPSLTAIDSLEGSLRDVKIDQSSLKSGEVKTVGSGRSSHSSSDNGTHRHVGRRGPTHVKDADGSSVVSEGKPSRRGSGPGYGSYEKQVWVQKSSSGS